A region of Veillonellaceae bacterium DNA encodes the following proteins:
- a CDS encoding MATE family efflux transporter, whose translation MSSKTAVFTEGKILEPLLKFMLPVLAALFLQAMYGAVDLLVVGQFAANTDVSAVSTGSQLLQVITNLITSFSMGITVTIGQQLGSGRPQDAGRTVGTGIAMFSIIGVMMTVAIAFGSGSLAALMNAPAEAFEATKMYICICGLGTLIIIAYNLIGSIFRGLGDSKTPLLAVGIACLFNVLGDLLFVAVFGPGAAGAAIATVLAQLISVIVSFVLIRRKALPFNFERAYIKLARNPLVRIVRVGGPIAIQDFLVSVSFLVILAIVNSLGVTASAGVGVAEKVCAFIMLVPSAFMQSMSAFVAQNIGAGKFGRALKTLRYGIITSFCFGTAMCMATLLWGDKMSAVFTHDQPVIMAAFDYLKAYSIDCILTCFLFCLVGFFNGMGSTTLVMVQGIIGAFCVRIPAAYLMSRWEPVSLSHIGLSTPMSSVIQNMILLFALLWVKKHYMDKKISNKGNESLQDAD comes from the coding sequence ATGTCGTCAAAAACAGCAGTGTTTACAGAGGGGAAAATCCTGGAACCTCTCTTAAAGTTTATGCTGCCGGTACTAGCTGCACTCTTCCTGCAAGCGATGTACGGTGCAGTTGATCTTCTGGTAGTAGGGCAATTTGCGGCAAATACAGATGTCTCTGCGGTTTCCACCGGGTCTCAGTTATTACAGGTTATAACGAATCTGATTACGAGTTTCAGTATGGGAATCACTGTAACGATTGGACAGCAGCTTGGCTCTGGACGGCCGCAGGATGCCGGCCGCACCGTTGGGACGGGAATTGCCATGTTCAGTATTATCGGAGTGATGATGACAGTGGCTATTGCTTTTGGAAGCGGATCACTGGCTGCATTAATGAATGCCCCAGCAGAGGCTTTTGAAGCTACCAAAATGTACATCTGCATATGCGGACTTGGTACACTGATCATCATTGCTTATAACCTGATCGGCAGTATCTTCCGTGGCCTTGGTGATTCCAAAACACCGCTTCTGGCTGTCGGTATTGCCTGTTTGTTTAATGTCCTAGGTGATTTATTGTTTGTGGCAGTTTTCGGACCTGGAGCTGCCGGTGCAGCCATTGCCACAGTGCTTGCCCAGCTGATCAGCGTGATCGTTTCATTCGTATTGATACGCAGAAAAGCGCTTCCTTTCAATTTTGAACGGGCATATATAAAACTGGCACGAAATCCCCTGGTTAGAATTGTCCGTGTCGGAGGACCGATTGCTATTCAGGATTTTCTTGTCAGCGTTTCTTTCCTTGTCATTCTGGCAATCGTCAACTCGCTCGGTGTTACTGCAAGTGCCGGAGTTGGCGTCGCAGAGAAAGTCTGTGCATTCATCATGCTTGTGCCAAGTGCATTCATGCAGTCTATGTCAGCATTTGTTGCGCAGAATATCGGTGCAGGAAAATTTGGACGGGCACTTAAAACACTCCGATACGGTATCATCACTTCTTTTTGCTTCGGTACAGCCATGTGTATGGCAACCCTCTTATGGGGTGACAAGATGTCCGCTGTTTTTACGCATGATCAGCCAGTCATCATGGCAGCATTTGATTATCTGAAAGCCTATTCCATTGATTGCATTCTCACTTGCTTTCTGTTTTGCCTGGTGGGCTTCTTCAATGGTATGGGATCGACCACACTGGTCATGGTGCAGGGAATCATCGGTGCATTCTGTGTTCGTATTCCTGCTGCTTATCTGATGAGCAGATGGGAGCCTGTTTCTTTGTCCCACATCGGACTGTCTACCCCGATGTCTTCAGTCATACAAAATATGATTTTATTATTTGCTCTTCTGTGGGTGAAGAAGCATTATATGGACAAGAAAATTTCCAATAAAGGAAATGAGAGTCTGCAGGATGCAGATTGA
- a CDS encoding helix-turn-helix domain-containing protein, protein MTTPEAAQRWGKSPVSMKQLCTGVQGRPPRLTMEECRKSGRVWLVTHQGMERLYGPEPEHS, encoded by the coding sequence ATGACGACACCCGAAGCTGCGCAAAGATGGGGAAAGTCTCCTGTCTCTATGAAACAGCTCTGTACAGGAGTACAAGGAAGGCCTCCGCGACTGACAATGGAAGAGTGCAGAAAATCCGGCAGGGTTTGGCTCGTAACTCACCAGGGGATGGAACGTCTCTACGGACCTGAACCGGAACATTCCTGA